A region of Curvibacter sp. AEP1-3 DNA encodes the following proteins:
- the iolG gene encoding inositol 2-dehydrogenase: MKKVALFGAGRIGRIHAANLAAMPGIELTAVSDPMAANAASLAQEHGARVDSVEAIFADKSIDAVVIGSPTTTHSDLITRAAQAGKHIFCEKPVDLSAERARACAAVVAQAGVACMIGFQRRFDPTFNEAKTRLDRGDIGNPEMLVITSRDPGAPPVEYIQQSGGIFRDMLIHDFDVFRWILCGDGDKAAWLSATGSCLTDPAIGKAGDFDCTAVTIKTVKGRLCQINTTRRAAYGYDQRFEVIGSQGMLQCGNHKPSEVTQATAQGTSQDNPEAFFLQRYAAAYRLEIEHFFTQLQNGGSFRTSVQDGVDAQILADAAAESAASNRIITF, from the coding sequence ATGAAAAAAGTTGCTCTCTTCGGTGCCGGCCGTATCGGCCGCATCCACGCCGCCAACCTCGCCGCCATGCCCGGCATTGAACTCACTGCGGTGAGTGACCCGATGGCTGCCAACGCGGCCTCGCTCGCCCAGGAACACGGCGCACGCGTTGACAGCGTGGAAGCCATCTTTGCGGACAAGTCGATTGACGCGGTCGTCATCGGCAGCCCCACCACTACGCACAGCGACCTGATCACCCGCGCGGCCCAGGCGGGCAAGCACATTTTTTGTGAAAAGCCTGTGGACCTGTCTGCCGAGCGCGCACGTGCTTGTGCGGCTGTGGTGGCCCAAGCCGGTGTAGCTTGCATGATCGGTTTCCAGCGCCGCTTTGACCCCACCTTCAATGAAGCCAAGACCCGCCTAGACCGTGGCGACATCGGCAACCCCGAAATGCTGGTGATCACCAGCCGCGACCCCGGCGCGCCACCCGTGGAATACATCCAGCAGTCTGGCGGCATCTTCCGCGACATGCTGATTCACGACTTCGACGTGTTCCGCTGGATTTTGTGCGGCGATGGCGACAAGGCCGCTTGGCTGAGCGCTACCGGCTCCTGCCTGACTGACCCCGCCATCGGCAAGGCCGGCGACTTTGATTGCACTGCAGTGACCATCAAGACCGTTAAGGGCCGCCTGTGCCAGATCAACACCACCCGCCGCGCCGCCTACGGTTACGACCAGCGCTTTGAAGTGATCGGCTCCCAAGGCATGCTGCAATGCGGCAACCACAAGCCCAGCGAAGTAACGCAGGCCACCGCCCAAGGCACCTCCCAAGACAACCCCGAAGCTTTCTTCCTGCAGCGCTACGCCGCGGCTTACCGCCTGGAGATTGAGCACTTCTTCACCCAGCTGCAAAACGGTGGCAGCTTCCGCACCTCGGTGCAAGACGGTGTCGATGCGCAGATTCTGGCGGACGCAGCTGCAGAGAGCGCTGCCAGCAACCGCATCATTACGTTCTGA
- a CDS encoding response regulator, giving the protein MANVLVVDDSSTMREIVSGYLNKHGFDVALATDGRDGLVQLKADPGIKLVVSDINMPNMDGLAMADKIRNELGNKSVHIIMLTTEDNPVMRERGRTIGVTGWIVKPFRGDAVLGPFKKFCGIT; this is encoded by the coding sequence ATGGCGAATGTTCTGGTGGTGGACGATTCCAGCACGATGCGGGAAATCGTTTCCGGCTACTTAAACAAACACGGTTTTGATGTGGCACTTGCCACGGATGGTCGCGATGGTTTGGTTCAGCTGAAAGCAGACCCCGGCATCAAGCTTGTGGTCAGTGATATCAACATGCCCAACATGGACGGCTTGGCCATGGCCGACAAAATCCGTAATGAGCTTGGCAACAAGTCAGTGCACATCATCATGCTCACCACCGAGGACAATCCGGTCATGCGCGAGCGTGGCCGCACCATCGGTGTGACCGGGTGGATCGTCAAGCCCTTCCGCGGTGATGCGGTACTAGGGCCCTTCAAGAAGTTCTGCGGAATTACTTAA
- a CDS encoding error-prone DNA polymerase gives MQYPKPIKPHPPVATTPPAYAELHCLSNFSFQRGASQPEELVERAHRLGYVALAITDECSVAGVVRAHGEAQRLGMQLLPGSEFAVPYPAAPGGVAAGASFTVVVLPHNLQGWGNLCEFITRARMAAPKGDYRVAWLGQPEASPWHTLRHCEVLLHLPLAIKTEAACAIAMSARGLFGINSWLAVTAGLGGMQALERAHWQQIAAVSGLAPLATGQVRMHTRSRKPLHDVLTAVRCGLSVAQCGFALQANAEHHLRSRARLAALFTPDELAHTLVVAGRCSFTLDALRYQYPMEAVLPGHTPAQTLRQYTEEGALERYPAGMPPHVRTQVEHELALIADMQYEMYFLTVYDLVRFARARGILCQGRGSAANSAVCYCLGVTEVDPSRMNVLFERFISKERDEPPDIDVDFEHQRREEVIQYIYAKYGRERAAITAVVASYRPRSALRDVGRALDIPEVLITAMAKEHPGMYSRAVLVERLQAAIEKVAGGADFISAGGCFDDQPPAGSVGHGSQSGRAPSSVSPARVAGSSLTYAERPAALAPSGGVAACGLLVDGSPLPPLRRLQLWLDLATQLQNFPRHLSQHVGGFVLTQGPLTRLVPVENASMPDRSVIQWDKDDLDAVGLLKVDVLALGMLSAIRRCLHLIGQWRGAPLRMQDVPAEDPATYAMICQADTVGVFQIESRAQMSMLPRLKPKCFYDLVVEVAIVRPGPIQGGMVHPYLKARANPQAVTYASPGLEEALKRTLGVPIFQEQVMQIAMAAADFTAGEADQLRRSMAAWKRKGGVGKFYDRLVGGMLKNGYTQEFADTLFKQIEGFGEYGFPESHAASFALLVYVSCWLKRHEPACFLAAMLNSQPLGFYGPAQLVQDARRHGVEVRVVDVLHSAWDCTLEQPQVQHPAANGWALQAQPAIRLGLRMVSGLQKEVVERICAAREKCSFTSTQDLALRCALDAGDLKALASADALISLSGHRRQQVWDASALRSAPALLQGVPIEEDVLELPPADEGEEVTFDYAATGLTLRSHPLQLLREQLSKQKLLTAAQMRDYPSGRLVRACGIVTARQQPGTAKGVVFVTLEDETGSVNIIVWKAVKEQFRDAVYRARLMAVYGVWQRDEATGGQVRHVIAKRVVDMTHLLGELATTSRDFH, from the coding sequence ATGCAATACCCCAAGCCCATCAAGCCCCATCCGCCGGTAGCCACCACGCCGCCGGCCTATGCCGAGTTGCATTGCCTCTCCAATTTCAGCTTCCAGCGCGGTGCCTCGCAGCCGGAAGAGTTGGTGGAGCGGGCGCACCGGCTCGGGTATGTGGCGCTGGCCATCACCGACGAGTGTTCGGTGGCCGGGGTGGTGCGCGCGCATGGCGAGGCGCAGCGTCTGGGCATGCAGCTGCTGCCGGGGTCGGAGTTTGCGGTGCCTTACCCGGCTGCGCCGGGTGGTGTGGCGGCGGGGGCCAGCTTCACCGTGGTGGTGTTGCCGCACAACCTGCAGGGCTGGGGCAACCTGTGCGAGTTCATCACCCGCGCGCGCATGGCGGCGCCCAAGGGCGACTACCGGGTCGCCTGGTTGGGGCAGCCGGAGGCATCTCCCTGGCACACGCTGCGGCATTGCGAGGTGCTGTTGCATTTGCCCCTTGCTATCAAAACAGAAGCTGCTTGCGCAATAGCGATGAGCGCTAGAGGCCTTTTTGGCATCAATTCTTGGCTGGCGGTCACTGCGGGTCTGGGCGGCATGCAAGCTTTGGAGCGGGCGCACTGGCAGCAGATTGCGGCGGTGAGCGGGCTGGCCCCACTTGCTACCGGGCAGGTGCGCATGCACACCCGCTCGCGCAAGCCGCTACACGATGTGCTGACCGCCGTGCGCTGCGGCCTGTCGGTGGCGCAGTGCGGGTTTGCGCTGCAGGCCAATGCCGAGCACCACCTGCGCAGTCGCGCCCGGCTCGCGGCCCTATTCACCCCCGACGAGTTGGCCCACACGCTGGTGGTGGCGGGGCGCTGCAGCTTCACACTGGATGCGCTGCGTTACCAGTACCCCATGGAGGCCGTGCTGCCCGGCCACACCCCGGCGCAGACCTTGCGCCAGTACACCGAAGAGGGCGCCTTGGAGCGTTACCCGGCGGGTATGCCGCCCCACGTGCGCACGCAGGTGGAGCATGAGCTGGCCCTGATTGCCGACATGCAGTACGAGATGTACTTCCTCACCGTGTACGACCTTGTGCGCTTTGCGCGGGCGCGCGGCATCTTGTGCCAAGGGCGGGGCTCGGCGGCGAACTCTGCGGTCTGCTACTGCCTGGGCGTGACCGAGGTGGACCCCAGCCGTATGAACGTGCTGTTTGAGCGCTTCATCTCCAAGGAGCGCGACGAGCCGCCCGATATTGATGTGGACTTCGAGCATCAGCGGCGCGAAGAGGTCATCCAGTACATCTACGCCAAATATGGCCGCGAGCGTGCCGCCATTACGGCCGTGGTGGCCAGCTACCGGCCACGCAGCGCGCTGCGCGATGTGGGGCGGGCGCTGGATATCCCGGAGGTGCTGATTACGGCCATGGCCAAGGAGCATCCGGGCATGTACAGCCGTGCTGTACTGGTGGAACGGCTGCAGGCTGCTATCGAAAAAGTAGCTGGTGGCGCAGATTTCATAAGCGCTGGGGGTTGTTTTGATGATCAACCTCCGGCGGGCAGCGTGGGGCACGGGAGCCAGAGCGGCAGGGCGCCCAGCTCCGTGTCCCCCGCCCGCGTTGCGGGCTCCTCCTTGACCTACGCTGAACGCCCTGCCGCTCTGGCTCCCTCAGGTGGCGTTGCCGCTTGCGGCCTGTTGGTGGACGGTTCGCCCCTGCCGCCTTTGCGCCGCCTGCAACTCTGGCTTGATCTGGCCACGCAGCTACAAAATTTTCCCCGCCACCTCAGCCAACACGTAGGCGGCTTTGTGCTCACGCAAGGTCCGCTGACCCGGCTGGTGCCAGTGGAAAACGCGTCTATGCCGGACCGCTCTGTCATCCAGTGGGACAAGGATGATCTGGACGCGGTGGGCCTCTTGAAAGTGGATGTGCTGGCCCTGGGCATGCTCAGCGCCATACGCCGTTGCCTGCACCTGATCGGCCAGTGGCGTGGCGCGCCTTTGCGCATGCAGGACGTGCCTGCCGAAGACCCCGCCACCTACGCCATGATTTGCCAGGCCGACACGGTGGGCGTGTTCCAGATCGAGAGCCGCGCGCAAATGAGCATGCTGCCGCGCCTGAAGCCAAAGTGCTTTTACGACCTGGTCGTCGAGGTGGCCATCGTGCGGCCAGGGCCGATTCAGGGGGGCATGGTGCACCCCTACCTCAAGGCGCGTGCCAACCCGCAGGCTGTGACCTACGCGTCGCCCGGCTTGGAAGAGGCGTTGAAGCGAACCCTTGGCGTGCCGATTTTTCAGGAGCAGGTGATGCAGATCGCCATGGCGGCGGCCGACTTCACGGCGGGCGAGGCCGACCAGCTGCGCCGCTCCATGGCCGCCTGGAAGCGCAAGGGTGGCGTGGGCAAGTTCTACGATCGGCTGGTGGGTGGCATGCTCAAAAACGGCTACACGCAGGAGTTTGCTGACACGCTGTTCAAGCAAATTGAGGGCTTTGGTGAATACGGCTTCCCCGAGAGTCACGCGGCCAGCTTTGCGCTGCTGGTCTACGTGAGCTGCTGGCTTAAGCGGCATGAGCCGGCTTGCTTTCTGGCGGCCATGCTCAACAGCCAGCCGCTGGGCTTTTACGGCCCGGCGCAACTGGTGCAAGACGCCCGCCGCCATGGCGTGGAAGTGCGTGTGGTCGATGTGCTGCACAGCGCGTGGGACTGCACGCTGGAGCAGCCGCAAGTGCAGCACCCTGCCGCAAATGGATGGGCACTGCAAGCCCAACCTGCCATCCGCCTAGGGCTGCGCATGGTGAGTGGCTTGCAGAAAGAAGTGGTCGAGCGCATCTGCGCTGCGCGCGAAAAATGCTCGTTCACCAGCACCCAGGATCTGGCTCTGCGCTGCGCCCTCGATGCAGGTGACCTCAAAGCGCTGGCCAGTGCCGATGCCCTCATCAGCCTCAGCGGCCATCGTCGCCAGCAGGTGTGGGACGCCTCCGCCCTGCGCTCCGCGCCCGCACTGCTGCAGGGCGTGCCGATTGAAGAGGATGTGTTGGAGCTGCCTCCGGCCGACGAGGGTGAAGAAGTGACCTTTGACTACGCGGCCACCGGTCTCACTTTACGCTCCCACCCCTTGCAACTATTGCGCGAGCAGCTATCAAAACAGAAGCTGCTCACGGCCGCTCAGATGCGTGACTACCCCAGCGGCCGGCTGGTGCGCGCTTGCGGCATTGTCACCGCGCGCCAGCAACCGGGCACCGCCAAAGGCGTGGTGTTTGTGACGCTGGAGGACGAGACGGGCAGCGTGAACATCATCGTCTGGAAAGCGGTGAAAGAGCAGTTCCGTGACGCGGTCTACCGCGCCCGGCTGATGGCGGTCTACGGCGTATGGCAGCGCGATGAGGCCACCGGCGGCCAAGTCCGCCATGTGATTGCCAAGCGTGTGGTGGACATGACGCACCTGCTGGGGGAGCTGGCGACGACGAGTCGGGACTTTCATTGA
- a CDS encoding MurR/RpiR family transcriptional regulator, with translation MSPTTPTAPDSEEALIAAIAAGYEGLSRQLKQIGTYVEQHRGQLGIQSIQQVAEQCEVQPSAVIRFAKHFGFTGFTEMQKLFRDGLARHISPSRDYQSRIRNAIESGAKDLTGADIVHAVIGGGIAGMEELQSSLQEPSFEEAVDLLFHADTVWLMASRRSFAISTYLAYALQHTDKRVQHITALGNMQDGQLRGLRPGDVMVAISFAPYAAETESIVADAHARGARIICITDSSLSPMARFAQTSILVNETSVFGFRALTNTMAVVQSLFMALAYRLELQYEPTRPRAS, from the coding sequence ATGAGCCCCACCACCCCCACCGCCCCCGATAGCGAAGAAGCTCTGATCGCAGCGATTGCGGCAGGCTACGAGGGCTTGAGCCGGCAGCTCAAGCAGATCGGCACGTACGTGGAGCAGCACCGTGGTCAGCTGGGCATTCAGTCCATCCAACAGGTGGCGGAGCAGTGCGAGGTGCAGCCCAGCGCGGTGATCCGGTTTGCCAAGCACTTCGGGTTTACCGGCTTTACCGAAATGCAAAAGCTGTTCCGGGACGGGCTGGCGCGCCATATCTCCCCCAGCCGGGATTACCAGTCGCGCATCCGCAATGCCATTGAGTCCGGTGCCAAAGACCTCACGGGTGCTGACATCGTGCACGCCGTCATTGGCGGCGGGATTGCCGGAATGGAAGAGCTGCAAAGCAGCTTGCAGGAGCCCTCGTTTGAGGAAGCGGTGGACCTGCTGTTCCATGCAGACACGGTGTGGCTGATGGCCTCGCGCCGCTCGTTTGCCATCTCCACCTACTTGGCCTATGCCCTGCAGCACACCGACAAGCGGGTGCAGCACATCACCGCCCTGGGCAACATGCAGGATGGGCAGCTGCGCGGCCTGCGGCCCGGGGATGTGATGGTGGCCATTTCATTCGCACCTTATGCGGCGGAGACCGAAAGCATCGTGGCGGACGCCCACGCGCGCGGCGCCCGCATCATTTGCATTACCGACAGCAGCCTGAGCCCCATGGCGCGGTTTGCACAAACCTCGATCCTGGTGAATGAAACCAGCGTCTTCGGATTCCGCGCGCTGACCAACACCATGGCCGTCGTGCAAAGCCTGTTCATGGCATTGGCCTACCGGCTGGAGCTGCAGTACGAACCCACCCGTCCGCGCGCAAGCTGA
- a CDS encoding DUF3857 domain-containing protein → MRGLFIRFVGVFLAFFVLALALPHTSRAQDLDRANKLSTGPEPEWVEAREAVPASVVPVPPGIATLGAYIEYWGSEILASGSRSVTYERRITRIQQTSALTDVGVFRLDYSPDYQSVKIHRIDLIRGGQRIPVLKSMTFRVSKVESGLERLMLSGKSAAIGQIPDARAGDVIDVAYSVTGQNPVFGEHFVANVNWNHPQYVHKRQVRLLHSPEIKIASQFMGPQFKEAPSNGSVFGGRYKEQVFTQTQVLPAFYDNKLPKDYSPFLILQLSSMGSWYDVHQWAAELFRTEPASPAINSLAKALSAGVSQKQAIAKAAKFVQDDIRYFSVSISENTHRPQQPDVTLERRFGDCKDKALLLVTLLRAMGVRANPVLVSDSMGRRILGSLPTPLAFDHAVVQVVYSDRSEQMIDATLNAEDLPLEHQSVKLQRSVGLVIQRDAPYYVHLKALGYSQANLQLSILESVKVGGLDKESTTTISTRLQGALAEITRQSQKQQPESTRLQFLTDNYLQRYPSARKRNGFPVSKDIQALNQFEIEEAYTIERLLSRDNTSGIWFARFNAQQLLGALSQGGLDKDRWLPLGLPMPGSIQTYRVEVEFPPEIQGQDDPIEDKMDTPFFQLNTFRSFRGNVFTFQADLKVTADEILPGGMADFVKAYQDAQKKLTDIVIVREDNVSASVNSRENYRDQAEANRKRAIVAASKIIETGKIADEDMAEVYLQRAAAYMDLGQMPEAEADITQAVRRSPNLGIVFQVRATWNMRNKRLQAAESDLNKAIGMGSEPSSAYLRRGQVRYVSGNYAGALRDFEQAEKSSESGLNNGFMRVWQALARKQLGLPGNTDVTQAGWPNPLLKVISGIESPQAMLQKIEATKSREERTLNLCEAYFYLALWSQTSGREGDYRRYLQKTLDTGVIHFMEYELATVLLK, encoded by the coding sequence GTGCGAGGTTTATTCATTCGTTTCGTAGGCGTGTTTCTCGCCTTTTTTGTCCTTGCACTGGCGCTCCCCCATACGTCCCGGGCACAGGACTTGGACAGGGCCAACAAACTCAGTACTGGGCCGGAGCCGGAATGGGTCGAGGCCCGAGAGGCAGTGCCGGCCTCTGTGGTACCTGTCCCCCCAGGCATTGCGACATTGGGCGCATACATCGAATATTGGGGAAGCGAAATTCTGGCCAGCGGCTCCAGATCGGTGACGTATGAACGCCGCATCACTAGGATCCAGCAAACATCTGCGCTAACCGATGTAGGTGTTTTCCGCCTGGACTATTCGCCGGATTACCAATCGGTAAAGATTCACCGGATTGACCTGATCCGGGGCGGCCAGAGAATCCCGGTCCTCAAATCCATGACCTTCCGCGTCTCCAAGGTGGAAAGCGGGCTTGAGCGGCTGATGTTGAGTGGTAAGTCTGCAGCCATAGGCCAAATCCCAGATGCGCGTGCAGGTGATGTGATCGATGTCGCCTACTCGGTGACAGGCCAGAACCCCGTGTTTGGAGAACATTTTGTTGCCAATGTGAATTGGAACCATCCGCAGTACGTGCACAAGCGCCAAGTGCGTCTACTACACAGCCCGGAAATCAAAATTGCCAGCCAATTCATGGGGCCGCAATTCAAAGAGGCACCGTCCAACGGAAGTGTTTTCGGTGGCCGGTACAAGGAGCAGGTCTTTACCCAGACCCAAGTACTGCCCGCCTTTTACGACAACAAACTACCGAAAGACTACTCTCCGTTTCTGATTCTCCAACTGAGTTCCATGGGAAGTTGGTACGACGTGCACCAGTGGGCCGCGGAGCTCTTCAGGACGGAACCGGCCTCCCCAGCAATCAACTCTCTGGCGAAAGCATTGTCTGCTGGCGTCTCGCAAAAGCAGGCGATCGCCAAAGCTGCCAAGTTTGTCCAAGACGATATTCGCTACTTTTCTGTCTCAATCAGCGAGAACACTCACCGGCCACAGCAACCCGACGTAACACTGGAACGGCGTTTTGGTGATTGCAAAGACAAGGCGCTTTTGTTGGTCACGCTGCTGCGCGCGATGGGTGTCCGGGCCAATCCGGTACTGGTATCCGATTCCATGGGAAGACGCATTTTGGGAAGCCTGCCAACACCATTGGCATTCGATCATGCCGTGGTACAGGTGGTGTACAGCGACCGCTCGGAGCAAATGATTGATGCCACGCTCAATGCCGAGGATTTGCCCCTGGAACACCAAAGCGTAAAGCTGCAACGCAGCGTCGGTCTGGTTATCCAGCGTGATGCTCCCTATTACGTTCACCTCAAGGCCCTGGGCTACAGCCAAGCCAACCTGCAACTCAGCATTCTGGAATCCGTCAAGGTAGGTGGACTAGACAAAGAGTCCACCACAACCATCTCCACCCGTCTCCAAGGAGCTTTGGCGGAGATTACCCGTCAGTCACAAAAACAGCAGCCCGAGTCAACCCGTCTGCAGTTCCTGACCGACAACTACCTGCAACGGTACCCGAGCGCACGCAAGCGCAACGGGTTTCCGGTCAGCAAAGACATTCAGGCCTTGAACCAGTTTGAAATTGAAGAGGCCTACACCATTGAACGATTATTGAGTCGGGACAACACCAGCGGAATCTGGTTCGCGCGCTTCAACGCGCAACAGTTGCTCGGTGCGCTGAGTCAGGGCGGTTTGGACAAAGACCGATGGCTACCCCTAGGCCTGCCGATGCCTGGCTCCATCCAGACGTACAGGGTGGAAGTTGAGTTTCCGCCGGAAATCCAAGGACAAGACGACCCCATCGAAGACAAGATGGACACCCCTTTTTTCCAACTCAACACTTTCCGCAGCTTTCGGGGCAACGTCTTCACATTTCAAGCGGACCTGAAGGTAACGGCGGACGAAATTCTTCCCGGAGGCATGGCGGACTTCGTCAAGGCCTACCAGGATGCCCAGAAAAAGTTGACAGACATCGTGATCGTTAGAGAAGACAACGTGTCGGCCAGCGTCAACAGCCGGGAAAACTATCGCGACCAGGCGGAAGCCAATCGCAAGAGGGCCATCGTAGCGGCAAGCAAAATCATTGAAACCGGAAAGATCGCAGATGAAGACATGGCAGAGGTCTATCTGCAACGAGCCGCTGCGTACATGGACCTGGGTCAGATGCCGGAGGCCGAGGCTGACATCACCCAGGCCGTGCGACGCAGCCCGAACCTGGGGATTGTGTTCCAAGTTCGAGCCACTTGGAACATGCGGAACAAGCGTTTACAAGCAGCAGAGAGCGATCTGAACAAGGCCATCGGAATGGGTAGTGAGCCAAGTTCAGCTTATTTGCGACGAGGCCAAGTCCGCTATGTTTCCGGAAACTACGCAGGAGCGTTAAGAGACTTCGAACAGGCGGAAAAATCTTCAGAAAGTGGCCTGAACAACGGCTTCATGCGGGTCTGGCAAGCACTCGCCCGAAAGCAGCTTGGATTGCCCGGCAATACTGATGTGACACAGGCTGGTTGGCCGAATCCCTTGCTCAAGGTGATATCGGGCATTGAGTCTCCTCAGGCCATGCTCCAAAAAATCGAAGCGACAAAATCACGCGAAGAGCGCACGCTCAACCTGTGCGAAGCTTACTTTTATCTGGCGCTGTGGTCTCAGACATCGGGCCGCGAAGGGGACTATCGTCGCTATCTGCAGAAAACCCTGGACACAGGCGTCATTCATTTCATGGAATACGAACTCGCCACGGTGCTGCTTAAGTAA
- a CDS encoding chemotaxis protein CheX produces the protein MTDTTHLEAKVLLLEHDAQQCKVLTDFCDSVGLMPLLRTSHDALTCLEQHKDLAGVLLAEDLPCGNRDALHLAESIHRLRPELPIFLRRTASGDLDALYREFIRYPWSTGDVEQLRAGVERSIFSLRYPTALVEGIVDLTLTSMRSMFPNANVTAEPPYVVHDRIIHGEVSTIIPIESTWCRGYMMLQTEESALRQGMLKGFSYEGVGGELNFRDLNNMLGETTNLIWGAFKNRYIAPVGTATQLAQVPIVINHAHKYISFGSPDPQLCIRYSLSESGRRGGQPLVIVQRFIFNLHWSPEQFAEYAASSSSDAGELDLF, from the coding sequence ATGACTGATACCACCCACCTGGAGGCCAAGGTGTTGCTGCTGGAGCACGATGCCCAGCAGTGCAAAGTGCTTACCGATTTTTGCGATTCCGTGGGCCTGATGCCCTTGTTGCGTACCTCGCACGATGCGCTTACATGCCTGGAGCAGCACAAGGACCTGGCTGGTGTACTGCTGGCCGAAGACCTGCCTTGCGGTAACCGTGACGCGCTGCACTTGGCTGAGTCCATTCACCGCTTGCGGCCTGAGCTGCCCATCTTTCTCCGTCGTACCGCCAGCGGAGACCTGGATGCGCTGTACCGTGAATTCATCCGCTACCCATGGAGCACCGGCGACGTTGAGCAATTGCGCGCCGGCGTGGAGCGATCGATATTCAGCCTGCGCTACCCCACTGCTCTGGTAGAAGGCATCGTGGATCTGACGCTGACTTCCATGCGCTCCATGTTCCCGAACGCCAACGTGACGGCCGAACCACCTTATGTAGTGCACGACCGCATCATCCATGGCGAAGTGTCCACCATCATCCCGATCGAGAGCACCTGGTGCCGCGGCTACATGATGTTGCAAACCGAAGAAAGTGCACTGCGCCAGGGCATGCTCAAGGGCTTCAGCTACGAGGGGGTGGGGGGGGAGCTCAACTTTCGCGATCTCAACAACATGCTGGGCGAAACCACCAACCTGATCTGGGGTGCTTTCAAAAACCGCTACATTGCCCCTGTAGGTACTGCCACGCAGCTGGCCCAGGTGCCGATCGTGATCAACCATGCGCACAAATACATCTCTTTCGGGTCGCCCGATCCGCAGCTGTGTATTCGCTATTCGCTGTCGGAATCCGGTCGGCGCGGTGGCCAGCCGCTGGTGATCGTGCAGCGGTTTATATTCAACCTCCATTGGTCACCCGAGCAATTCGCAGAATATGCAGCGTCAAGCTCCAGCGATGCCGGTGAACTGGATCTGTTTTAA
- a CDS encoding PEP-CTERM sorting domain-containing protein — translation MILNIKRSAFALSLLGAFGMAQASILAVNTPTTSVDYSATFFGGTLLANFTTPISNASYNGFARAAVYDTGTGLDFYYQYSNDISSDNGVDRFSASDFRSLGATAVNVYQTDAAFGIFLKGTERSDFADRSGFGVIGFTFVPNGNSKINPGTTSFTQIIRTNARSFKEGNFGLLDGIGDNAQGYAPAAAVPEPETYAMLLAGLGLMGAIARRRNKGQKGSETATS, via the coding sequence ATGATTTTGAATATCAAACGCAGCGCATTCGCTCTTTCCCTGCTGGGCGCCTTCGGCATGGCACAAGCGAGCATACTTGCCGTCAACACTCCCACCACCAGTGTGGATTACTCCGCTACATTTTTTGGGGGCACACTACTTGCGAACTTCACCACGCCCATCAGCAATGCTTCTTACAACGGATTTGCGCGTGCGGCGGTTTATGACACAGGCACGGGACTGGATTTCTATTACCAATACAGTAACGACATCTCGTCCGACAATGGAGTCGATCGCTTCTCAGCCTCCGACTTCCGTAGCTTAGGTGCTACGGCCGTCAATGTTTACCAAACGGACGCTGCATTCGGCATCTTCCTTAAGGGTACAGAGCGCTCAGATTTCGCTGATCGTAGCGGTTTCGGTGTGATTGGCTTTACTTTTGTGCCAAACGGTAATTCCAAAATCAACCCAGGTACCACTAGTTTCACGCAGATCATCCGCACCAATGCCAGATCGTTCAAGGAGGGTAATTTCGGCCTGTTGGACGGCATAGGCGACAACGCACAAGGCTACGCTCCCGCTGCAGCCGTACCGGAGCCAGAAACCTATGCCATGTTGTTGGCTGGTTTGGGCCTGATGGGCGCGATTGCACGCCGCCGTAACAAAGGTCAGAAGGGTAGCGAAACCGCGACTTCCTGA